TTACTTCCAGCCGGTCTTTCAGTCCTCGATCCAACTCCTCTTGAGGCTCAAAACATCCATTTTCCAATCCGCACTTCCAAGGAGTAGGCACAAGTATTAATCGGCAGTAATTAATTCGTCCTGTACAACTTTAAACGAAGAATCGCTTGGTTCTTACTAATCTATGAACACAAAATCCTGTCCCTTCAAATAAAATACGAGAAACAAacgaacaacaaaaaaaatactgtttttttaggaggggggaggggggggggggcagaaTTTAGTGCAGCTTCGGTGAAGATTCCAGCCGTTTCTCTGactctataaaaattatttcttttattcacaACGTCACTATTTCTCACTGAGtaatgaaagttttttcaaattcaataccGAACTGCAGATCACGGTTATTACGATTAATTGTAACAGTTTTCCGGTTTCAAATCTGCGAATTCACATGTTTCCTACATAAGAGTTATGAAATGGTTATTCGTGAAAGCGCGAGCTTCGTGATAATTTAACATTTAAACAAATGTATGCAAAACATTCCGGTCAGCTGGCCATTTTTACTACACTTGTTTAATAGTGGACGCTGTTTTTTCGGGCTCGACTTCCCTCAATTCATCCCGTGCACCTCGGCTTCGGGTGCCCTCGTGTCTATCGTCCAGAGACCGACATCGACACGTGTTCGCACGCCCGCGTTGTTTCCGCGACTGAACTTCGCCCAAGAGCTTCCAGGTATCGAAGCGCACGCGCCATTTGTCCAGCCTATTCGAGCTCGGTTCGTCTTATCGGGCTTAAATATTCGTCGGTACTTCCGGAAGTACGAGCTGCCGAAGTAGGCAACGTTAAGGGGTAATACCACTGTAAAAACCTAAAAAATGCACCGTTTTTACGGATGGAAGAAAAGGTAATGATATACTAATATTTCAGAATGGCTCCGGTGTtaccattttttaatatttgttgataataattttctttaataTACTTAAATTTATGCCTAATAACTTccttaaatattattattttatttactttgcTTCCATCCGCAAaaaagtggtgaaaaaaagcGCTTTCATGACGTTGCGCTTGCAGTGAAGGCCTCTGAAATGCGGCCGCCTGTCCTAATAATACACCCGGTATAACTTCCGCGGTTTAAGTTCCGCATAAGTACAATTCGAATACGCAAAAGAAAACGTAGTGGCCACAGAACTATTCTACATGtgctttcgaaacttttccaTACGTACAAGGCGTTGTAAAAGTGCTATGCAACTTTGAACAGACTTTTATCTAGCAATCCGATTTTAAAGTTTTGTAGGTGTAttgaattttcacatttcagcaacttattcaaattttggatTGAATCGTAACGGTAGAGGAATCGTTTCGGATGATACAAATTTTATGAAGCTATTGCTTCTCCGTCGCcgaatcaaattattatttcaaacgtgAAATGCGCATTCAGCGccttttcgttttctgaaaaacgGGACGAATGAATCCAATTCACAGCAGTCTGACGAACCctgtattttttcactttgatcAAAACTAGGGTGCGATTGATCCCCTTGCATTATAGTGGATTTGTTCCCCATCCGGTAAACATGGaaatgctaaaaaaaaaaaaaaaccattccGTTCAATCGCATTTGGAGGGTGAAAATCCAACTCTATCCAATTCAAAATATACCAGCGTTTTGTCAACCGAAATTGGGTTACAACTCTAGAATTCAATCTCCGTGAaataaatggtaaaaaatgataattgaatGTTAATAAATAcgcataaaaaatttttacctttcGAAATACCATCTTTTCAGTCCATCTCGATTCATCCACTTCCCGGATTTCGCAAGTATAAGAACGCTGAGTCTGCTTCGCGGCAGTGAGCCTTAGCCTTATTGTTAGGGTCCAAGAACAGATTCTTTGAAAGTCTATCACGAGGATAAGTTTTCTCTCAAAGAGTTGCCGCGAAGTGTTCATCCGAAGTTCTTGACAAATCGATATCAAGCTGAATTCTTTACACGCCAAGATGAGATGAGGCCACTCTCTTCAATGTCTCAACTTTTCCTCGACCATTCAAACGCATGCAGCAGCCACTGCCAAAGTGCTCATCACCTCCCGCAGAACTGGCTTGTGTAAAAGGTGTTAAAAGCTTCTGCGGCAACATGTTCCCATGGGAGTAAAATTTCGCTACGATTACGTTGCAATTACGCGATACGCGATGAGAGCATATGTAATAATGACTGAAGGGACCACTGCAGTCTCGGGGAACTCCGTCGGTGGGTGAAAAATGACTTGAcctgaaaaagaagaaggtcAAACGGTGTTTCAGCTAACCAAATCACAGTTTCGCTTTCTGGTTGTTAATAAATGACGCCAAAATTTTCCCGTCACTTTTCAATTGCTCAAGATATTCGAGTACTCAAAGTATACTAttcgttataaattttcaatcgctAGTATTGCCGTCGCTTACGGAACTGCGCATGCCCCATTGACTACGATTATAACCCTGAGAGTATATCGCGCTATATAAGCTGCAGATCAGCTGCAGTTGGATAGGCTGTGTCGAGAAAAGATTAGTCAATCGATAAATGTGGGCAGGTTAGAGGACGCCGATAGACGGCGAAGATAGATCTAATTAATGCGAAGCATGGTGTATGAGGCGGTGAGATTTTCTATCTATTCGAAATTCGAGGAAAGGTAAAGTTCAAGAGGAGGGAATTCACAGGGCTTAGTTCGATGAGGGAAAGGCTTCCAGAATAGTGAAAAGTTATGATCGAGGTATCACAAAGGACACGACGTTCAGCTCGTGTCTGCGAACCAGGTAAACGCCTGTTTCCTTGAGATTATGTTCTCGTGAGGTAGGAATAAAGTTCTCTGACCCGGTCACGTGTAGGATCATGGGATTTAGTGGATATCGTACGAATACTCGAGGACTCGAAGGTCCTCAGCTTACCAGACTATTTAAATTAGCTTGTTGTCAAGACACGAGATCAGGAAACACCAGAAACCCGATTTGAGTTTTACCGGAAGTTGAACTCGTCGTCCCTATAGCTTCATAATCGCCGGGGGAAAGGAAGGGCTGAGAGTTGTTCTTGCGAAATTTGGCGGAAACGCGAGACAAAATGCCTGAGTTGCAGCTAGCCTTCGGAAGCATCTACGCCTGCGAGTAATTGTACGTACGTTAAATCTACCCTGGAAGCCTGGAGGGAATGAACCATTTGGACGGCATTGCCGGGTCGCTAAATAAGTCTGCTTTGACAGATGTTTTATTTCCGACCTTGAGTAAGATCGCCTTCCGTAGGTGATTTCAATGTTTCTTGAATCATCCGCTTACCCAGGGCAAATAATATAGCGACGCTGCACGCTGgatattacaattatatttcatattttcaacattatgAGATAAaagtttatatatttaatttgttcCTTCTGTCATTCTTCATATCCGAATTCATTACAGACGACCAGTCAGAGTGAATTATGGTACTTACGGAAGTGAGACGTTTGATCGTTCCTCTGTCTCCTTCGCTTGAACAAATCGCTCGGTGTGCGTTTAATGAACAAACCTTATGACATATCTAATATAAATCGAGGAAAGTATGCAGCTTTGGTTATATGAGAAAAGCTGCTTCTTAAGATCTCGGAAGCTCTGAGACTCGTGCGGAGACTCGGGAAGCAATATTCGCACATTCATTCAGCGACAAATTCAAAGCGCATATTTACAGGGAGGTCTAATATCCAGCATAAATCATTACTCAGGCTCAGATGGCGCGATAAGCGTCGTCGGGCTTATCGTCGAGACATAAACGTGGGCACAATTCATCCCGTGTGTGGCTGTAAGGCGGCTAAAAGGAGAGCCTGTATCTATTTAGCTTTACTGAAACCCACGTCAAAGGGAATTATCATACTGGCAAAGTGCCGAGCTTCCTACCAACGCTATATGAGTGTTTAGTTTTCAACACCTTGGCTGTCGATGCGCATGCAGATAAGTAGAAATTATACGCTTGATGGAGCAGTAATTACATCTACAGTCGTTACGGCGGGAAAACATTAATGaccggaattttttcaacccccATTAACGCGAAAGAGCGCCGGCAAACGTTAGTTTTTTCACCGGAgcgtaaattattttcatttcgcatCGATGAATCCAGATTATTTCGGTTAACGTGAGAGCAGCCTGCAGGCTATGCTACGTTTGTCGGTCGATTTTCAATCGTCGAGAAGAGTGAATTAACCCGCGTGAAATTGATTTCTCCTTCTGTCAACGTACCTCTGCTGCTGGAAAACCAAGGAAACAGGACGCcaaagaaattagaaaaagcacaaataaataaaaatttttacactaaATTAACACTTCGTCCCCCAAAACTTGGAAACAAAGTAAAAGCTTACAGTTTTTCTAActtttcacatatatttattgattcTATTCAGGATgtcatatacgtataatatttacacACATCGGTATAACAGAGTTTACTAGGTTTGCGTAATATTATAAATGACTTACGTGCACAATTACTTATTACAGGATACAAGGTATAAACTTGGATCTTAACTATTTTCTAACACAccgtattttttctcttcatacGTTATTCGATTTGAATAGTTAACAGATGTTTTACCTCGATCGCTTTTTAGGTATAAACGCTATTTTCAGTAGATTGACCACCGGAGCCTCCAGGGCGATGGAAATGCAGAAAGACAGCAggtatgaagccacgagatttCCGAAATAGACAATCAACTGAAATGACGAAGAACTTTGAATTAGATGGATCCATAAATTGCCGCGCATATCTACAGGATATTTAAAGGCGAGGGCATCCAATGGCTCTGCATACAAGTTCGTGCTCAGGTATAGGTGAAGTGAAGGGGGACAAATGAACTCatatattacaggtataacGTATATCGATGGGACGGGCGGTGCTTACGGCATGCAGGGGTTTTTGCGTTCTTGTAGCGAGGGTATAATATCGGACGAAATTACCCCCGATAACTTCAGAATGTGATTCCTCCGAAAAACTGGTTATGAAAATCGCATTATTCCCGAAATGGCGCGGTAAGAAGAGTAGTCCAGCCAacttgaatataattataaagtTATTTGGCAAATTTTACAAAACCTGGATTAGAGCTCCGAAAGTCTGTGAGGGGATAAAGTACAACCGAAACCTGTAACAAGTCGTTTCTACTACTTGGCAGATTGCCTGTAACGCACCACCCAGCTATAAATTACCCCGTCTGTCTTTGACTTTTGCAGTAAAAAATCTAGACTGAAAAAGGCAACATACTTGAAGGATTTCTTGCGTCGTTAAGGAatttcgatgtaaaaaaaaaagctccgaGACACTGAGTCCGTTCTTCTTACCACTATCCCATTATGCAGATGTATCGGTCCGTCCATCTGTGCCGTGGTGATCACCATGATGACAGGGTGGACTAGGTAAGCACAGTAAGTGAGTCTCGAGAGGGGATACATCAGTCTCAACGACAGCAGACTGTCTACGACGGGCGCAGATCCGGTGCAACATTGTACAACCATGAATGCCACTGCTACAGCCCACGCAGTGTGGCCTAAGGAAGCGTAAACCGAGCTCAAAGTCACCGTGATGCTGCCCGGGTAAAGGCCGTAGACGACAGCGAACATGACGGAGGCGGAAAGCAGCCATCCGATCACTTTGGCGTACTGTCGGATAAAGAGGGTACGAATTAGCTAGTGACGGACGGTTTGCAGGATGTCCGGATATCGAACGACTCGACTCACAAGAGGTGTTCGCAAGCCGCAGTCGGTTTTAAACAAGATGTAGCCAGTGATGGTGCCGATCAAGTATGGCCCAGCCCTTAGCCATGGTTTGTCGTAGAGCTCATCAAATAGGGCGAACGGTTCCTGAATTCTGATTAGggaaatcgaataaaattagTTTAATGGGGCACTTGGAGCCGATAGACTAAGAGTGGTGTCTGCCCGCGCTATTCACTTGCCTGGCCACGTAGTCGTTCTGGTAGGCGACGGAGAAGGTAGTGAACCACGACGAGACGATGAGGAAAATTACGGAAACTGCCACGAACTTGAAATACTTCACCGAAAGCAGGAGCAGGAATATTCCCAATACGTAGAACTGGGTGTCGTTGGCCATGTACCAACTCCAGAGCATGCACtggaaatttcaaacgatattCACGTGAATCTTTCACGTTGGCAATTAACCTTTCAACCGCCAAATCTGGGTCAGAAGTGACCCAGGTGATTAATTAGgggatgaagaaaaagtaatgcaacgcttgaataaattgacgcCGCGCAATGTCAACGTTTTACATTCTCGAATGGGAAATGTGGATGAAGCGTATGCACGGTGAGTAAAATCTCTGCTTTTTGTCGGGGCTTTGTCAGGTTACGTGGAGTTACGTGTACACCAAAATAAAACACGTCGCTTTACCGCGGGTATTATAAACGTCGTTAGCTTGTTACCCGACTTGACGCAACACTCCGGATGAACGTTAAAATCGCACGAATTGCACCGACGTCGCTCTGCGCGTTACCCGACTATTTTGATGACCGCAAGGTTAATACACGTAGAGGTGATAATGTAATATTAGCGATATCTAATGAAAGATTGATTACTCCACCCTGTCCTGAATATTAACGAATGAACCGTCAGCGACATTGCAGTACCGACTAAGTAGTTGCAATTCTCGGAACCCCGGTGCCACTGTGGAGTtcgattttgaataattttccatGAATTTAGCTGATCAACTGTGGCCAAATTACGGAACATTTAGTTGAGCGCCGTAGGGATTTAATTTCAAAGGCCTCGGAAAGGAAAATTTTAACGAGCCTGGCTTCTTTTATACCAGAAAATACTACGGGACCTTTTGTTTTCACCGAGGCTTTAGTCTTGAATCGAATAAGCACCGACGAAAACCAAGAAGCACACTGACTAACCACCCCGGATATAAGAGTTTCCCCGGATCGTTCCTCAATAATTAAATCCAATTCTCAGCGCACCGACCCGGAGACATTGTCTTGGGGCATAGAATTGACAAAATATGCTGCAAACGTCAGAGGGACAAATTTAAGCTGAACCGATCAGGGCGCCTTTGGTTAAGATATTTCTGTCAACCAACCATTTCCGTCCGAGGGTAAAGCGAATTTAGGTAAAGAGCATTCCTCCACCAATACTTCTCGCAAGTTAAGTGATCCATGATGGCTGGGAAAAACACTGTCCTAGCTTGAACGTGTCTGATCACAACTTCGTTTACTCCCAGTGCGAACAAGTAGGCTGGTGTCAACCTGAAAAAAGAGTGTTTGTTCGCTTATTTCGATCATTCATTGggttgaaatgaattttcaaactcgcCTGATGAATCTGTACAGAATCATGACTAGGAACTTGAGGGAACTGGATTTGAAAAAGTGATTCTTGTCCGTTTTCACGCTGCCCAGTGATCGGTAGTACAGCACTGTTACCAGGAGGCCGCTGAAATAGTTGGAACGTGAAATTACGCCCGGGTAAAAAGGTCGGGTAGTGCCGTTGGGCCATTAAGACTGTTACACCGTCTGCTAGTTCTAATTTTCACTCACCTAATGAAGAAGAACGTGTCTACCGAGAACGTGGCGTTGCTTATGGTTTGGAACATAAAGTTCCTCTCTGTGACCGTACGCAGCATTTTATTCTCTGGAATTTAAGAAATTCGCACATAAATTTCAAGTAAGAAGAAAGACCCTAATTATCCTACGACTTCCTGAAAAAATGATGCAGCATCTTTGCCTACTATACATCCGAGCCGACGTccatttcaatttaaatcCGTCGCCTCTTAAGTAAGGACGGGGTGCCCAGCTCAAGAGAAccagcgaaaaaaaagaacggaaAAGTGACAGGAAGCGAGAAAGTGATAACAGACATCTTAAGCTGCATCGCGCGACATATCTGAGAAACTCGTTCCGCACTCATCGCCGCCGAAGGCAGGAGATTTGAAAACTTTCCGACTCTTGAACTCCAGCAAGTTGAGAGCGACTTTCCTCGAAATGTTGAAATGTTGAATACTCGTAGGGTCGTTTTTACAATCAATTTCATGGTCGTCGAACGACCTTTGCACCTGGATCTGACCCCATCCTAAAAAGACTCTGAATTTGGGCAATACCTAAGCCTCAAATTTCCGCCACGGTCGCCATACCGTCACGGTTCGTGTAATTGCATGACATTGCGAAAGAACGTGAAAGGAAGGCGATGCCGGAGGCAGACATGGGGTTCTTTTTTACGCTAGCCATTAATCAGATTCGCGATCAGAAGGCGTCGCGAAAAAACTACTTAATAGCGGCTCAGAAGTCCCGGATCCCTTACTGACCCCCACTTACCGGCGATGGAGAACACTTGTAAGTAGGTGTGGACCATCACAACCCAGCCCAAGGAAAATACTCTCAATCCATGAAGGCAGGTCAGACTGTCGCTCGCTGCTGGTTCTGTGCTAATTATTTTACCACCATTTGCGATCGGGTTGAAAGCCATCAAGCATTTTACCCAGAAACCTGTAACAGTATATACAAAGCTGTATCACGATCCACTATTTTTGTTACAGTCGTAATGAATTTCGAACGGATTCACTCCGATTTTAGACCGTTGGGTCGCCACTTTAATTCAGCGGCTTATGAATCGCTCATCACGAACTCGCCCGGGATCATTCAAACTTCTAATTACGAACCGAATTTACTTGAGATTCAATTAAGATGAGTAGGGTTTTAGGGCGGGGCTTATCCGATGTTTACGAAGAACAAAATCCCACGAATTCCAACCGAGTCCCGCAGCAATCCATCCAACTTTAAGTCGGCATCACTCGTGAAAGATGATGCAGTGGTTGGCCAAACATTACCATCGGTTATCCGAGGTCGCAGCTAAATTGCTTTGAAGAAGCCAAGGTTGTCCGACCATGAACCCTGCCGATGACTTGCTAATGTCGATAGAAAATCGGACCCGATGATAGCGATTGAAGAAAAAGGGATTGGAGTACCTTTTTCAAGCTTAGTTTCCTTCTTCCCCTGCTCGCCGGCCCCTTCTCTTTCCATCTCGGTCTTCTCAATTAGCTCCTTGCTGGTATCTTGAATGATAGATATTCGCCGTTCGtccagaaaatttttatccggaTACGTGCTGATGTTTTCGTTGTTATTCCCGCTGGCTGAACTTTCCACGTCCGATTCACGGCCTCGGGTATCGTTGTATTCGTATGCCGTAGCCAGTATCATCAAAAGCAGTATGACTCCCGCGACGCcgctaaaaataaaaaattcctaaCGTATCCATAAGCCGTGCCGCATGCGTGAAGCACCTGGTACTTTCTACCTGGGCATGATATCTGGTACGATTCGATATTGAATTTAGCTCTGGTATTCCCATCCGTACAAACCCAAGTCACACCCCGCCAAgaaagcaatttcaatttatagtTGCAGATTCACCCGCGATCACATACTGGACGGATAATTTCACGTTCAAATTACTAAATCCAAATTGATCATAGGGCGCGTGATTGGACAGACCGCGCCAATTCGGGTGGTATCGCATTACGGCGGTGTTACGCCGTGAAAGCTCCCCGAGTTACAATTCTCGGAGTAGTCGCTTCCTCTACCTCTAATTTCTGCCATTCTCCAGCCTCAATACGCGATTAATATATAGATGTGGATGGGTCCGTATGAAATCACGCAGAATTCAACGGGTCCAAATTCCATACCATTTGGAAATAAACTGCCTCATTCTTTGACGGATTTGAACAGACTCGTACTTCAAGATGTCAgtaggaaaaaatttctgcagCTGTTCAACCTTTATTCTAGACAGTGACTAAAAGTTCAACTCGGTTCAATTAATTACTGGCCAATCTTGTCAAAGTTCAAAGTTTTAACAGAAAAATCATACAAATCCGTCGATTTCTTTCACATTTCTGTCTGACGGAAATGACAAAGTAATCTAAACTATTCGTACAAAAATTTGtcgagaaaaattctgaaacgtAGATTTCTTTAAATGTGTCAAAGAAgcgacattttttatttacgaatGATTCGAAATTCCAATCCGTAGATACCTCTTATATATCTGTTATAGAATAATCAGTATAGTAATCAGTATTAGAAATAGGGATAGATTGGCGTCGAGTCAACCGTAATCCGTTCTTCTTCGCCGCCGTGTATCTCCACGTGTTTCACCCTTGCCGGTGGCTTTTTGCATTCTTGTGATTCAAACTGTAATTTTCCGAGGTCCCAGAGTGCTCGTGCAGGCTCCGACTTTACGACACCTCGTTCGCGTCCCGCCTACAGAGTACCAACCTTATTACATTCTTAGCTCGGGCTTTGGCTCAGGCTGGCGATGGCGCAGTTGttcgatgaattatttcgttgTTAAAGTagcgtaaaaaatattgtagcgTACAATTTTAGCCACGGGGTTCTACCGTGATAGGGAAAATTCGGTCCCAGGTCGGACTGCCGGTGAGTCTGCGGTAGCCTCGCGAGACAATGGAACACCGGGCTCTCCGTTAATTATAGTATTTTAGGGCCAAGTTTTAGCGGTTCCCATCCCTTGCCGTGCCATTTTAGACATCCGTACTTTTCGCACCCCATTTACTATGTCCAGTGATAAATGTTCGGGCAAAAATATTCCTCTCATGGTGTTTTCGTAAAGTTTTCATTCTCCGTAGGAATCGAGTATGAACTTGTAAATATTCTGAAGATTACTCTTATCTAGAGTCAGAGATATGCACGCAAcaagggtgaaaatttttatccaaaacCGATCAGCGGATAAATATTGTCaagttataatatacatgcaGAATGAATGTACAAAGGCATGAGACGTGAAACGTTTTGCCAAATATACGAAAGTTCAGCTCCACGTTGTCGTAACAGTTTTAAAACGCGATATTCCCGCAGAGAATTTTCAACGTGAAGTTGAATAAAAGTTGTGTAACGATGCGTGAAATATATGAGAGGTTCGCTATCGTCTACCGCATGTATACGTAAACTACGAGGACTTTCAGGATAGAAATATTCACGCGAATTCTGAAATAAGAAACTTATAAAACGGAGATGTCGACAAGCCCATAACCGACCACACTTTGCAGGAATGTCGTCAACGATATTTGATCACGGTGAAATTTATGACAAGCAGGAAAAATTTACTGGTAGATATATAAGAGTATGAAATAACCGAGAAATGTTCCTATCGATTTTGCGCAAAATCTAATAAACTCTAAGTCTAAGGAATTCAAATCAGCTACCAAAGTCCATGCAAATCTTATAGAACTAGAGACTTTTCACACAAATACACAGGTACTGCAGACATCTACCAAGTCATCCACCCAAGAtacagtaaaaatttgaaattcatttcggGGATGTTGCACGAGTAATTTTCTCTCCTCCTCGAGCGACGAGCGAAAAATAAGTTGATGAATTTCTGCCAAAGCAATTGTACAGAGAATAACGAATCAGATAACCGAGGGGCTGGCTGCAAAATGTAGGCAATCGACCAGTAAAAGATTACTTATATATTGGTACTAAAAGTGTATTActatgtaaaataaaagaagacgAATCGTGTCTGTTTTATAGGGGAGAAATTTTCTGCCGCGCTTTCTCTCTCGCATCAACaccgagaaaatatttttccaaaagcTGTTGCGGTCACATGTACAACGTACATAATATGCATactatatataaaaaatagaagatgCAACACCCTTTAGGGCATATATATGCAGTGTGTGTAGAGTtaaagaatttcaaatcataCTGACCTAGCTACGCTAGTGTTACATAAAATCTGCATATTCTCTCAAACGTTTCACAGTCACAGCGTGCACGACTTTTTCATCCATGATGAAAGAATTTCACCACGTTTGGCTCTTCGTTTGGAATTAAATCTCTGTCTGTGCGAATGATTGCGTGGAATGCACTTGAGAGCTATACCGCGCTATCCTGGACAGCACTGGACTTTCACGAGTGCATACGATCTGCAGTATAGGCTTTCTATTACGCGTTTACGTAAGCTAGGTGTAAGCAATAAGTGCAGCCTGAAGTAAACGCTTGTTGTTAAGTCATCGAGTTGCAAGGATAAAGGATAATCTCTGTGTTTCAACGTCGACACGACAGCCTGCGTTATGTTTGCTAACTCCATTTACCGCTGATTGTCTCATCGATGTTCCGTGGGATCGGTTCGGATTCACAGCCGCAATTTTTACCCTTCGCTGTGAACTGCCTATGCATGACGTCACGAGTTGTCCCTTTACCATTTTCGGACAAAATAAATTCTGTTCTTTCCGTCTATTCTTCGAACTTTTCGTTTTATTGCAGGAATTTGACACGGAGAAATTAGCGAAATACGAGAGCCCGTCATTTGGCATTCGCTTCAAACTTTGCGATCGATAAACGTAATCGGTTCGCGCCAATTTCGAACAGTTA
The Neodiprion lecontei isolate iyNeoLeco1 chromosome 3, iyNeoLeco1.1, whole genome shotgun sequence DNA segment above includes these coding regions:
- the LOC107220163 gene encoding nose resistant to fluoxetine protein 6-like codes for the protein MMALLKNAVLLFVGFQCVAIILTENESNILRLSKPGLTRSISPETPSYNSSKDFTETADVVVDRKPLVGFAKNNPELDWKKYLTIAEKDVKIDRDLDLDFMEEKLAKTANSIQWLSDLYDPLKWKKIPGKLSENCRSDMDMFLHSLRNGSLWAAKMSDASGRYSSQFHFGNDFWLGSSTLCRELDNADREIKSPGQPEDSPPYPVQFYVARMYLTLPTDLASSTRQIFLGLCLPGSCKRVSVTSMLRATADRVEREGNLTHSSAGPKIHIAKVKSVPANDYSPWLDPKVHILSGVAGVILLLMILATAYEYNDTRGRESDVESSASGNNNENISTYPDKNFLDERRISIIQDTSKELIEKTEMEREGAGEQGKKETKLEKGFWVKCLMAFNPIANGGKIISTEPAASDSLTCLHGLRVFSLGWVVMVHTYLQVFSIAENKMLRTVTERNFMFQTISNATFSVDTFFFISGLLVTVLYYRSLGSVKTDKNHFFKSSSLKFLVMILYRFIRLTPAYLFALGVNEVVIRHVQARTVFFPAIMDHLTCEKYWWRNALYLNSLYPRTEMCMLWSWYMANDTQFYVLGIFLLLLSVKYFKFVAVSVIFLIVSSWFTTFSVAYQNDYVARIQEPFALFDELYDKPWLRAGPYLIGTITGYILFKTDCGLRTPLYAKVIGWLLSASVMFAVVYGLYPGSITVTLSSVYASLGHTAWAVAVAFMVVQCCTGSAPVVDSLLSLRLMYPLSRLTYCAYLVHPVIMVITTAQMDGPIHLHNGIVLIVYFGNLVASYLLSFCISIALEAPVVNLLKIAFIPKKRSR